From Pseudomonas fluorescens, one genomic window encodes:
- a CDS encoding cupin domain-containing protein: protein MKPLTLFASTLTALSLLVSAGVFAHETGAPTETVKVLQDQMLLNAPGKKALMIEVDYQPGQASVAHKHQGTAMAYVLSGQITSQVKGGEAITYKTGEFWYEPAGSEHLISKNASSTAPAKLLVFMVLAPDEQILIPLQQ, encoded by the coding sequence ATGAAACCCCTGACACTGTTCGCCTCCACCCTCACCGCCCTCAGCCTGCTGGTCTCGGCAGGCGTCTTCGCCCATGAGACTGGCGCCCCCACGGAAACCGTCAAGGTGCTGCAGGACCAGATGCTGCTCAATGCACCGGGTAAAAAAGCCCTGATGATCGAAGTCGACTATCAACCCGGCCAGGCCTCGGTCGCCCACAAGCACCAGGGCACAGCCATGGCCTATGTGCTGTCCGGGCAAATCACCTCCCAGGTCAAGGGTGGTGAAGCGATCACCTACAAGACCGGCGAGTTCTGGTATGAACCGGCCGGCTCCGAGCATCTGATCTCGAAAAACGCCAGCAGCACCGCGCCGGCGAAGCTGCTGGTGTTCATGGTCCTGGCGCCGGATGAGCAGATATTGATTCCATTGCAGCAGTGA
- a CDS encoding class I SAM-dependent methyltransferase, producing MTDDDPEAALLRSWQHNAQTWTDAVRSGAIESRRQVTDQAILLAIMARQPERVLDLGCGEGWLLRALTERGIEAIGVDGDGSLVEAARAAGSKTVFHASYAELAAAKVEIGHDYPLICTNFALLHQDIIPLLAAMQALLAPGGTLLIQTLHPWSVAAGDYQDGWRSEAFTGFEGHWQPMPWYYRTLSSWLRALDMAGLRLLELQEPQHPQSPQPQSLLLVAERKSPA from the coding sequence ATGACGGATGACGATCCCGAAGCCGCCCTGCTGCGCAGCTGGCAGCACAACGCCCAGACCTGGACCGACGCGGTGCGCAGCGGCGCCATCGAGAGTCGGCGCCAGGTGACGGATCAGGCGATCCTGCTGGCGATCATGGCTCGTCAGCCCGAGCGGGTGCTCGACCTCGGTTGTGGCGAAGGCTGGCTATTGCGCGCCCTCACCGAGCGCGGCATCGAAGCCATTGGCGTCGACGGTGACGGTTCATTAGTGGAGGCCGCACGTGCGGCGGGATCGAAGACGGTCTTTCACGCAAGCTATGCCGAACTGGCAGCAGCCAAGGTCGAGATTGGCCACGACTACCCGCTGATCTGCACCAATTTCGCCCTGTTGCACCAGGACATCATTCCCCTGCTCGCGGCGATGCAGGCGCTGCTCGCCCCCGGTGGCACGCTGCTGATCCAGACTCTGCACCCCTGGAGCGTGGCCGCCGGTGACTATCAGGATGGCTGGCGCAGCGAGGCCTTTACCGGCTTCGAGGGCCACTGGCAGCCCATGCCCTGGTACTACCGCACCCTGTCGAGCTGGCTGCGGGCGCTGGACATGGCCGGTTTGCGCCTGCTCGAATTGCAGGAACCGCAGCATCCGCAAAGCCCGCAACCGCAGTCACTGTTGCTGGTGGCCGAGCGGAAAAGCCCGGCCTGA
- the pdxR gene encoding MocR-like pyridoxine biosynthesis transcription factor PdxR — translation MELHVVINGRKDLAGQLYRQLREAIESGRLAAGTQLPPSRLLAEQLGVSRKTVSDTYAQLTYDTYLTGMIGKGTFVNARPPGSVRKQHHSQLASANSVERWRTLPVFLRHPSLQGSLRYDFIGGATTKGLFPQDEWRRCTAFALRQMAGSKGFYSEPAGLPALRSAIAGHIAFSRGVVCEDTDVVVCNGAQQALDLIARVLIEPGCRVAMEDPGYPPARLLFASHGAEVVGVPVDEHGVQVELIPEGTRLIYVTPSHQFPLGLAMAQARREALLERAYALGAIIIEDDYDSEFRYEGRPTDSLQSMDEHGVVAYVATFSKTLLPELRLGYAILPPAILEAVLRAKQLTDLHTSTLPQWALARFISQGCLLRHIRRCHTVYAGRRERILSRVAADLSPWLEAIPSSAGFHLVLMFKVEVDVPLVIDLAKKVEVGLYALDDFFYLQTPRNGLLMGFGAIETLDIDIALDRLREILRQVA, via the coding sequence TTGGAACTCCATGTTGTGATCAACGGCCGCAAGGACCTCGCCGGCCAGTTGTACCGGCAATTGCGCGAAGCCATCGAGTCGGGGCGGCTGGCCGCCGGTACGCAACTGCCCCCCAGTCGCCTGCTGGCCGAACAATTGGGGGTGTCGCGCAAGACTGTCTCCGACACCTATGCGCAATTGACCTACGACACCTACCTGACCGGCATGATCGGCAAGGGCACTTTCGTCAATGCGCGCCCGCCAGGCAGCGTGCGCAAGCAGCATCACTCACAACTGGCGAGCGCCAACAGCGTCGAACGCTGGCGCACACTGCCGGTGTTCCTGCGCCATCCGAGCCTGCAGGGGTCGTTGCGCTATGACTTCATTGGCGGCGCCACCACCAAGGGTCTGTTTCCCCAGGACGAATGGCGTCGCTGCACCGCTTTTGCCCTGCGCCAGATGGCCGGCTCCAAGGGTTTCTACAGCGAGCCTGCAGGCTTGCCGGCATTGCGTTCGGCGATTGCCGGGCATATCGCCTTTTCCCGAGGCGTGGTCTGCGAGGACACCGACGTGGTGGTCTGCAACGGTGCCCAGCAAGCGCTGGACTTGATCGCCAGGGTCTTGATCGAGCCCGGTTGCCGGGTGGCGATGGAGGACCCCGGTTACCCGCCGGCACGCCTGTTGTTTGCTTCTCATGGCGCCGAGGTGGTCGGGGTGCCGGTGGATGAGCACGGGGTCCAGGTCGAGCTGATTCCCGAAGGCACCCGGCTGATCTACGTCACCCCCTCGCACCAGTTCCCGCTCGGCCTGGCCATGGCCCAGGCGCGTCGCGAAGCCCTGCTGGAGCGGGCTTACGCCCTGGGGGCGATCATCATCGAGGACGACTACGACAGCGAATTCCGCTACGAAGGCCGGCCCACCGACTCCCTGCAAAGCATGGACGAGCACGGGGTCGTCGCCTACGTCGCGACCTTCTCGAAAACCCTGCTGCCGGAGCTGCGCCTGGGCTACGCCATTCTGCCGCCGGCGATCCTCGAAGCGGTGCTGCGGGCCAAGCAGTTGACCGACCTGCACACCTCGACCCTGCCGCAGTGGGCGTTGGCCAGGTTCATCAGCCAAGGCTGCCTGCTGCGGCACATTCGTCGCTGTCACACGGTGTATGCCGGACGCCGGGAGCGCATTCTCAGCCGGGTAGCCGCAGACTTGTCGCCCTGGCTCGAAGCGATCCCCAGTTCCGCCGGGTTTCATCTGGTGCTGATGTTCAAGGTCGAAGTCGACGTGCCTCTGGTCATCGATTTGGCGAAGAAAGTCGAAGTCGGGCTGTACGCGCTCGACGATTTTTTCTATCTCCAGACACCGCGCAATGGGCTGCTGATGGGCTTCGGCGCGATCGAGACGTTGGACATCGACATCGCCCTCGACCGCCTGCGTGAGATTCTCCGGCAAGTTGCCTGA